The Aptenodytes patagonicus chromosome 18, bAptPat1.pri.cur, whole genome shotgun sequence genome includes the window GCAGGTGGGGTGGCTGGGGGACAGCCAGAGCGGTGACAGCAATTGGGGCTCAGTGGCCGATGTGGTGACAcgctccccttcccccccccgccccccaggcCTCTGCTTTCCCACTGAAGGTGTCCGTCACGCCACGAGCTGGTGGCTGCACCCGATCAGCAGTGCTCGTCCTCCTGTGTGCCCGCTGCTCAGCCACCGTCACCTCCCCGTGCCCGGACCTGCTCATCCGCACCGTGAGTGCCGCAGCCCCGTGCCAGGAGCAACcccggggggcagcagggctggggccagccctgGAGATGTTTGGAGGGGGGGTGTCCCCGGAGGAGACTGGTCTCCCCATACCCAGAGATGATGCTCGTGGTGCCCCGGGGAGGAGGGGAcgcgcctggctgctgccagcgGCACTGAgcacggggctggctgggcaaGGAATGACGCACAGGGCTGGAAAAAGCTCCCGTTTCCTCCGGCTGGCgggaggaaggtcagggatggggtTTGGCTCCAGCGAGCTGAGCCGGGGCCGGGCGCTTTGTTAGCAAAATAAGCCTGCTTTGTTTGTGGCTAATAATAAAGTGGGCCGAGCTCTCCGCGTGCCGCCAGCCACCCACGCTGCTCCCAGCCCATGGCCCCAAAAACCCCCGTTCATCCAGGGTGACCCCCGGCCACGATGGAGCCGGGGCTCCAGGGATGCCTGCCTGTCTTAGCTTTACACCCGCATCCTCCATGCCGGGGGAAAGGCTTTCCACGCTTTCCCCACGCCAGCCCATGCCAGGGAGGGATGtgccttgccccccccccccaccccagctcaggcTGCTGCTCACCCCGCAGGACGCCCGCCTCAGCCCAGGGACCACCGCAGCACTGGACCCCGAGCTGCCCATGGCCACcagcgaggggcagctgctggccTGGGCTCAGGACATCTACGGGGGCATCACATCCTACAGCGAGCTGCGGGACCCCCGCTGGGTCCAGGTCCGCCTGGGAGAAGGTGcgtgggcccagaggctggtgctgGGGGGCCGGGATGGGCAGCAATGCTCTTCCTGCTCCTGAAGGGTGACAACCTGCTGGGGCAAAGCATGGTCCCGGGGGAGAGGCTATGGGGACCGATGCCCCTGGCCCTGAGCATCTCCCCACCCACCGAGCCCGGTTTGGCTTTGGTGACCCGCCCCCCGCCTCCACAGACGCCAGCAGCCCCCCAGAGTGCATCCCCCAGGAGCGCTTCGACGCCATGCTGCACCTCGAGACTGAGGTCTTCTTCCACGGGGTGAAGGGCTGCTCACGCGGGGACACCCAGAGCACCAGGGCCGCCCATATCGTCCGCCTGCAGCCCGAGCCCAGGTACCATGCAGTGCCAGCGGTGGGAcccccaggggtggggggaggggtgGGACATGCTTGGAGATGCTCGGGAATGGATTGGGGTGTCTCATAGGCAGAGCTCCCCCATCCCAAGGGGGGTACAGGACCCGCCGGTGTGGGATGCTGATGCTGGGACGGGGGGGGGCGAAATCTGTTTCGCAGCTTCCCCATCACGGAGGTGAACCTGTCCCTGAGCTGTCCTGAGAGAGCCATGAGCAACCAGATCCTCATCCTGCAGAGCCAGGCCAACCTCACCTGGTCCCTCTCCGTCAACAACTGCCACATCCAGTTCCTGGTAGGGCTGAGTGGgatgtgtgtgtgtcccccaccCTTGCCAAGGAGGCTGCCAGATGACCAAGAGATGCCGGTGGCATGGGGAGGGTGGCAGGAGGGCACCTAGGGACATTGGGCATGGGGAGGTGGCAGCCCCCTTGCTGCAAGCCCTCCTAATGGGGATGAACCCAGAAGCTGTCCCTGCCTTGAGCATCTCCAGCTGTCCCCATCCCGCTCagcatcccctcccctccccactgccctccccctcccccccccatagGTCTCCGGGAGCTACAAGATCGCGCCCATCTCCTcgctgctgctccctggggaacTCCTGCCTGACACGGAGCAGGGCCTTGTCGCCAAAGCCTTCGAGAAGAACTACAGCATCATCGCCTCCTACTCCGCCATCCCTGCCAGCACCCGCATCAGCCTGGAGATCCAGGAGCACGGTGAGGCCCCCGGCCTCCCcggctgggtgggatggggggggggtcccgccacccctgctcagccactcccCCATCTCCCCATCCCGCAGAGGCAGTCAGGAGGGTGCCTGCGACGcccacccccccggcccccactGCCAACTCACTGCCCCACGTGCTGCTGCTCATGCTCCAACCCTGGAAGTGCACGGATGAAACCATGGAGATTGTCATCGCCAGGTCCCACTTGGAGGTGAGGAGTGTGGAGGGGTCCCGATGCCTGCCAGCatcacccggggggggggggtgtcgcaTCCTGCTCCAGATGCTCGAGCGGGGTGGCATGGGGTCGCCCCCAGTTGGTGGGTGACCGCTGGGTGCTTTTCTCCCAGCCCATCAAGGACGTGGTGAACATCACCCTGCGGGACATCAGCTGCCAGGCAGAGAAAAACGCCACTCACTTCATGCTGAAAACCCCCCTCAACCACTGTGGCACCTCGCTGGAGGGCAAGGGCCATGCCAACAACGAGGTGAggggggggctggctggggcactgccccccagccctgctgatgCCCCATGGGGGCTTCAGTGATGCCCGGTGGGGCTTCTCCACTGGGCCCTCCTTGCTCTTGCATGGCTGGAAAcatcctgctgcagcccagggctgagccctgccgcTGCGCCTGGGTGCTGGCGGAGATGGGGAGGTGTGGGTAGGacctccatcccatcccatcccatcccatcccatcccatcccatcccatcccatcccatcccatcccatcccatcccatcccatcccatcccatcccatcccatcccatggTGGGAccacccccatcccatcccagtgGGGACCCCAGCGGTGGGGACCACTTGGCTGACCCAACCTTCCCCACCTTCTCGCAGCTCATCCTCAACCTGGCCAAGGGCGCAGCGCTCCAGAGCGTGCGGGTAAGAGCCGGGTTTCCCAGCAGGCCCAGGGGTGGGACCGTGGGAGAAGGGTGCCGGTGCCACTGccggctgggtgctgggtgccgggGGGTGGCCTCAGCGCCATCCCTGCTTGCAGGTGGCCTTCCAGTGCAAGATCCCACGGGAACTCTTCCTGCGCCTCTTCCCCACTGCCGCCTTCGAGGTGCCACAGACAGAGCTGGAGGTCAACAAGGAGGCCTTCGTGCAGGTACCATCACCGGCTCGGTGCCCAGGCTGGGGGGGTCCAGCCATCCCCAGGCCGGTGACTCTGACAGTGTCCCCCCCCCGCGGCAGGCGTCCATGCGGTGGGAGGACCACCCGGCTGACCTGCAGCTGAAGGAGTGCTGGCTGGCAGCGCCGGGGCGGGAGCCGGTGCTGCTGATGCAGGGCGGGGAGGCACGCGGCGCGGGGGTGGCCGTGCTGGAGGGCCCCCCCAGCAGCCATGGGAGGAAGGTCTGGCGCTTCCGCTTCACCTACGCCATCCCCGAGGGTGGGCGCGTCCCCTTCTCCGCCACCCTCAAGTGCAAGGCCGGCTTGCAGGTCAGCGTGAGTAACCCCCACACCCCTACCCTGTGATGCCACCATGCTGGTCCCCACCATCGGCGGTGGCAGCCTGGTGGGTTTGTCCCACACCGCCGGGTGGCGGagcccagccaggagcagcaTCCCCAGTCCCCAGAGAGCCTGGGGCTCCCAGCCCTGTCTCCCTGCTGGGGTACGGGTCTCCCCCCATCTCACCCCAACCTCCACCTCTGCAGAACACCACCATCTTCGAGAAGGTCCTGGAGGTGACAGTGAAGGACAGCTGGCGGCCGCCCAACAGTGagtttggggcaggggagggggccggggctggaatggggggtgggaaggggaccCCCCTGCAGCGTGGCAGTGCTGACGGCCTCGTCCTCCTGCAGACCGCGGGCTGGGGCTGGCCGCCGTCCTGGGCATCACCTTCGGCGCCTTCCTCATCGGGGCACTCCTCACCGCTGGGCTCTGGTACATCTACTCGCACACTCGTGAGTATCCACTGACCCTGGGAACCCCcacagggggatggggggggggggggcgcacacACATGTCCCTTGCTGGGTTGCCCatgtcccccccccggcccaaAGCCCCTTGGCCGAGGTCCGCAGGTGAGCCAGGGACCAAGCTGCTGCATTGCCGTCATCTGTACAGCCCTCCTAGCAATGCCACAGGGGAATAACCCTGCTCAGGGATGGCCACGGCTCCCCAGGGTCCCCCCTATTGCCCTGGAGTCCCCCCtgccacctgccctccctcctgctcctggtGCCACCACGGTCCCCCATGCCCATCTCCATCCCGGGGggctcaggggctggctggggagcgaTCCGGGAGGTTTCATGCATGGGGGCTGGAAGGTCCTGTGGGGACGAGCCATGGCCACCGCTGGCCGCCCTGAGTCTGGTTTCCCCTTGGCATttctccccccggccccgcggtggGTGGCATGAGCCAGGTCCCATCACCAAACTGCAGCCGGTTTCCAGCACGGCGCCGGCCTCGGAGAGCAGCAGCACCAACCACAGCATTGGCAGCACCCAGAGCACCCCTTGCTCCACCAGCAGCATGGCCTGACCTCCCCCTGGGCCCCCCCAAGCCCGCCCAGCCCCCAGCCGACGGACTTGGGGACCCACCCCGGCTCCATTAAGCTGATTTTTGCCCCAAATCTCAGGCCGAGCCTGGAGGGGGCCTCCGTTACTCATTCAGTGAATGCTTTGGCCCCCCGAGGGCAGCCCACACCGGGGCAGCGGGGGGCACCCTGCAAGCCCCCCGGGGTCCCCCACTGCTGGGTACACGGGGGAAGTGGAGAGAGCAGCTATTGCCAAAGTCCCCCCTCAAGGGTCCTCATcaaatgggggagggggggggcaaaAGTGGATGCCCCCAGGACATACCCCAACACTTGGGGTGACCCCCGCATCCCCCCAAGAAGGCAGCGGGCACTACTAGGAGCAGCAAGAGGtttattgggggtgggggggtggggctTCTGCCCCCCTGCAGGGCAATGGGCAGAAACCCCACCCCCCCTCAGCTCCCCGTCCAAGTTACAAACtcttattaataataataaaaatctcccCTATGTTAAATTAGTCACGCGCTGATGCCAAGCCTCGCCGCGGCTTGAGGCTCTCACCTACCGCCCCCCCCAAAACTACCCACCCCCCCAGGCGCTGGGACCCCGGCACAGCCTGGGGCAGCTCCCCCAGAGCGTCTCACCAAGGTGGGCTGGGGGTCGGGAGCATCCCCCCCATGGCCGGTGTCCCCAGGGGGACACAGGCAAAAGGCACTGGGGTGAAAAGGGCCGAACCGAGATGGGGTTGGGGGTCCCACATGTCCCCCCCCGGCCGCCTCCGAGCATCATCGGGGGCAGAACCAGCACTTCAAGTAAAAAGAGATGCAAagccctgtgtcccccccatTATTGGGAGAGCGCAGGGTCAAGCAGCCGGAGGACCCCCCCCACCAAGTGCAGGCTGCCAGTGACCAGGACACGGACAGCAGCCGCCTCCCGCAGCAGCACGGCCCCGCTGCTGGCAGCGGGGTGGGGGTGAGCCCCCGTAGCACCGGGTGCTGCCAGCCGGGGGTCCCGGCCCTGTGCCACCCACCGCAGCGCCTGGGCCAGGCAGGGGAAGACGAGGGCTGGGGAATTGAGGGGTCGCGGGGCCGGGGGGACCAGGAGCAGGGTCCCTcgggcaggggctggctgcagcagcccccctgcccgCAGAGGGGTCGGGAGCCAGGGGTCCtgcccccccttctcctccagcagccgGGTCCACGTCCGCTGATTCTCCAGGCAGCGGGTCAGGGCGTTCTCTAGCGTCACGTTGAAGTTTTGCTGGTCTGGGAGGGACGGGGATGGGGGTCAGAGATTAGGGAGTGGGCCGGGGAGGGGTTGGGgatggggggggccgggggagacCCCGGCTCCCCGGCACTCACCCATGTTGCTGGCCATCGACACCTCCGTGAAATTGGGGCAGAAGACAGCGTAGTCGAaatggcagggctgtggggagggggcggggggggggggaggtcagCACTGCGGGAGTCCTCAGGACCCACCCATGGGATTTCCACTGGGACCAGTCCCACACTGGCGGGGTTACAGGGGTTTGGTCCAGGGAGGGGGTGATCCGAGTGCCCCCTGCACCCGGGGCTGTGAgacccttggggggggggggcattgaGGTGGGATACAACCAGGGACAGCAGGGTGGACCGACAGACAGACAGCACAGGGCATCAGCTCCACCTCGTGGCTCCCCGCAAAGCAGgtcccagcacaggcagagaacCCAGGCACCCAGGCACAGTGACACCCCGGCCCCCCTCCCAAAACCTCACCAGCAGCAGCTTGAGCAGTGCCGCCATGTCCCGGTCCCCCGTGGCGTTGAAGAGCAGCACGCGCACCTCGGAGCCGCTGCGAGGAGAAAGGGCGGGTGGCCCATGCTCCATGGGAACCCCCAGCACCACCACCGCGCCCCCCTGCCGTGTGTCCTCCCCCctcgtgtcccccccacctcGTGTCCCCTCCTTACTCGTGGGGCTTGTCCTGGTTGAGGGCAGCCTGGCGGAACCAGCGGACGCAGGCCTGGACGCTGCTGGTGGTGTGGGCCCCATCCAGGTACCACGTCACGGGGCCGCGGGGCAGCACCTGGGTCCGGCCCAGCCATTCCGTGTCCCGCAGGCCTGGGGTGGGTGGCACAGGGCATGGCTGAgacccccacacccccctccaGCACCAGGACCCCCGTGGGGATCAAATGCGGGGCGGGCAGCCAGGCTGTGCCCTCCAGCACAGGCGGCGCTGGCCGGGGGCCCAGCGTGGgcccccaccccacctcctgaGCCCTGCGACATGGCGGGGTGGGGTCCCAGCACAGCCGTACTGCACCTTGGATCATGGCGTCAGTGGGTCGAAAGGCAGGCGCCAGCGGCACCGGCCTCCCTGCCAGCTCGGTGCCTGACGGCACCTCCTTCAGCTCCCCGAGACCTGGGGGGGAACGGGTGCTCCGCTGAGACCCCAGGGGCCACAGCGGGGTCCGACccccccgtccctgtccccccaccTTACCCCGGCAGCCGCGGCGCTGCAGCCAGGTCCGCGCCAGCTGCAAGGCCAGGGCGGCGTTGGAGCGCTGGTGAGTGCccgccagccccagctccagcacccgGCGGCCCTCCTCGAAGGCGTCCAGCTCCGGACAGAGGTAGAGGAGACACTGCGGGGAGAGGAGGCTGAGCCCCTCGCCATGGGGTACCCCCCATCCACCCCCCCTGCCACCCAACTCACCTCCCGCTCCTGGGCTCGGTCCCTCAGCACCTCCAGCGGCCGCTCTGGCTGCACCACTGTGAATGCCGGCACGCCGGGCTGCAAAGGACAGGGGTGCTCAGGGCCATGGGGGAGCACACCCCGAAACCGCGAGAGGGGGAGGACCGGGTCTCCCTACCTTAAAAATGCCCCCCTTCTGCCAGGCGATCTTCTCCATGGTGTCCCCCAGGATGCTGGTGTGGTCGATGCCCAGGGAGGAGACCCCACACACCACCGGCGCCCTGGGGACGCAGCGTGGCAatgtccccgctgtccccccgcCACGGGGACAGCAGGccctggcagccctgggggacaggctCAGCCCTGAAGGCTCCTACCTGATGATGTTAGTGCAGTCGTAGGCGCCGCCAATGCCAACCTCCACCACCGCCAGGTCCACCTAGGGACACAGGGACACCAGAGCCATCACAAGGCCACCAGCAGCATGTGTCCCCATGGATGCAGGTGGTGCCGTGTCCCTGCCACCACCCCTCTAAACCCGTGCCCCGCTCATGGGGGGACCATCCACCTGGCACAGTATCCCCTGGTTACAGCCATGTCAGCCTGACCCATGCAAGTTCTGTCCCAAGTGGGGGCTGGACCCTATGTCCCCCCCCTCCCTGAGGTCCCCACCATCCCCATCACAAGCTGGAGGCCACCACCACCTACCTTCTCCTGCAGGAAGACGTGGAAGGCCATGATGGTGAGGAAGCGGAAGTACGCCGGCATGCTGGCATGCACCGGGTCctgccaggcagagcaggcaTAAGGGGACGACACGGGGCATCCCCAACCAGCGCTGGGGCACGTggccccggggcaggagggagtcCCCAAGGGAGGGAGCACCCCTCACaagccccgccgcccccacctTGGTCTCCTCCAGGCGGTTGTAGACGAGCCAGAAGTACTTGCTGAAGAGCTCCTTGCTGATGGGCTGCCCGTTGATGCGGATCCGCTCGCGCACCTGCACCAGGtgaggggagctggggggggcagagcgggggcCACGGTCAGACACGGCACCAccagcccccccaaaccctcccGAGGCCCCCTGCCCACCTGTAAAAGCCCGTCTTCAGCCCATAGCTGCGGAGAATGCACTCGGTGAAGGCACATGCCGAGCCCTGGGGAGACAGCAGcgttaaacccccccccccatgccaggGCAGGGGCAAACGGAGCCAGAGACACCAGCAGCCCCCCCTCGCACCCTCAAGCCCCCACAGCACCGCCCGCCCACCTCACCTTGCCCTTCGTCCCCGTGACGTGGATGATGTTCAGTCGATCCAGGTCCTCGACCTGCCGGAGGTCAACCACCCCGTGAGACCCCCCGCGGCAGCCAGCGCTGAGCGCGGCGGCACCGCTGCCGGGATGGGGGGTGGAGCAGGGATGAGGACCCCCCGCTCACCTTCAGCCCGCTCCTCTCCAAAAAGCCCCGCATGGCTTCCAGCTGGGCCCGGGGGTCGCCGCGCTCCCGCTTCACCTGCTCCAGGTAGCTGGCATTGGTCTGCAGGGTGTTCAGGGTCCGGATGGCATCCTGGAAAGACCCCCGGGAGTAGTCAGGAATGGCGCCCATCACCGCAGCCTCGGGGCTGCGCCCACCGCCATGGCTCCGGGGGCCAGCCTGCCCCGTGCCCACTGCACCCCTATCTACCCCATCAGGCTCGGTCCCCTCAGCAGTGCCCGCGGCCACCCATGCCGGTAGCATCTCCTCCACCATGGCCCTGTGAGGACGTGCCGGCAGCGCCAGAGCCTGTTGCAGGGACGCCGCGGGGACGGGCTACTTATCGGCGGGGGGAGCCCGCCCCTCCCCGGGTGCCCCTTGgccccacggggggggggggggcacgggacAGCCCAGCACCCggcacccacccctgccccagcGGGACAAGGCCGCCGGCGGGCGTGAGCGGAGCAGCGCTCCAGTGCCGGCATGCCCATCCTGCTGCTGTTTAATTAGAGGTGCAAACGAAGCAAGAGAGCTGCACCTGCATGGACACGCACAGCCACGGCTGCTGCCAGAGGTCAGCAGTGCCACCGAGCCCCCTGAACCCGCgccgggggggacgggggggacgcAGGCCTGACCCTGGCACCGCTATGTGCTGCAACGGGGACCTGGCATGGGACAAGCCCACGTCCCCAGTGCGGGGACACCCTGCCCGAGCAGCCGGACCCCCTCCCAGCAGACAGCGGCGTGGGCACCCGGTGAgcgcagggcaggggcaggacagCTCCCGTCTCCCTGGGGGGCTCCCCACGGTCCCTCAGCCTGGGGACCGCCGTCATCCCCACGACGCCAGGCAGCCGCGGCGGGCCCGGGACGCCCCAGCCTCTGCCCGGGATGCGCCGTGGCTGTCGGACCGGGTCCCACTGCAGGCCGGGGTCGCCCCGGTGCTGGCACGGGGAACGGAGGTTTGCGGGGCGACGGTCGGGCACCGGCTGTCCCCAGCGGAAAGAAGGGCGAGACGGTGAGCAGCGGCTGGCGCGGCCCggtgctgggggagaggggcagccccGCAGGCGGGGcggggctcggccgccccgcACGGTACCGGAGCCACCTCGCTGTCCCGGCCCTGTGACCCCCCCGCCCACCCCGGGGTTCGCAGGCCTGCGGCTTGGGAAGGGACCGCGGGCGCCGGgaagccccggccccgccggctgccgccgcccTCCAGCGCCCGGCTCGGCGGGATGCCCCGGGCCCCAGCGCGCAGCCCGCCCGGGTGCAGCCTCCCGGTGCCCCGCCGCAGAGCCCAGGCCCCCTCCGCGGCACTCGGCGCAAGGTCCCgctccccgcggccccgcccccgccggtaCCTGGTAGTCCATGGCGGGGGCGCGCGCCGGCCGCGTGCTGAAcgggcgcccggcggcggcagcccgcAGCGCCCCGCGCAGCgcgcgcagcccccgcgccaCCATCCCGCCGCGCCGCGCGCCTGCCGCCGGGAGCCCGCGCCGCCGCCTGGGGCGGGACCGCCCCGACGCGACCCGCCCCGCCCACCCCCGCCGCCATCTTTGAAACGGGCGGTGCGCCGCCACGTCGGAGGGGGGCGCCATCTTTGCGAGGGGCAGCGAGGGAGGAGGGCGGCCTGGCGGGGACCCTTCCTCCTCCCGCGGAGCCACCTCCGGGCGAGGCGCAGGGGGacgcccccggccgccccctcggGCGAGGTGGAGGGGGTTGGGCGCAGCACCAAGCCCACCCCGCATTGAGGTTCCTCAGCACGCCAGCCCGGTGGAGCCAGGGCCCAGCGCTGCAGCCCTGGCCCGCACCTGCCTCCACCCCGGCCTCACGCAGCCCACCACAGGGGCAgaaggggctgctctggggcgcAGGGGCCCCCCCCGGGCCTCTCCGGCCCCCAGCCGGGCAGCATCACCCTCACCCGGTGCCAGCGGAGCAACCGGGCTGCCCCCAACACCCTCCTCTGCTCACGCTAGCCGTGCCGTTGCGTTAATCCACTGCAGCGCTGAGCCTCCCTCCCGTTAACAGCACCGGGGCAGACAGAGCCGGGCACCCCCAGGAGGGGA containing:
- the ENG gene encoding endoglin isoform X2 — encoded protein: MGPRAAPLLPLLLALLGRPDPGRAEGCDLQPVTAEPPITLSYATSTVPRGCVSSGSVGTSHEVHILSIEWSKASAFPLKVSVTPRAGGCTRSAVLVLLCARCSATVTSPCPDLLIRTDARLSPGTTAALDPELPMATSEGQLLAWAQDIYGGITSYSELRDPRWVQVRLGEDASSPPECIPQERFDAMLHLETEVFFHGVKGCSRGDTQSTRAAHIVRLQPEPSFPITEVNLSLSCPERAMSNQILILQSQANLTWSLSVNNCHIQFLVSGSYKIAPISSLLLPGELLPDTEQGLVAKAFEKNYSIIASYSAIPASTRISLEIQEHEAVRRVPATPTPPAPTANSLPHVLLLMLQPWKCTDETMEIVIARSHLEPIKDVVNITLRDISCQAEKNATHFMLKTPLNHCGTSLEGKGHANNELILNLAKGAALQSVRVAFQCKIPRELFLRLFPTAAFEVPQTELEVNKEAFVQASMRWEDHPADLQLKECWLAAPGREPVLLMQGGEARGAGVAVLEGPPSSHGRKVWRFRFTYAIPEGGRVPFSATLKCKAGLQNTTIFEKVLEVTVKDSWRPPNNRGLGLAAVLGITFGAFLIGALLTAGLWYIYSHTRPITKLQPVSSTAPASESSSTNHSIGSTQSTPCSTSSMA
- the ENG gene encoding endoglin isoform X1, with protein sequence MGPRAAPLLPLLLALLGRPDPGRAEGCDLQPVTAEPPITLSYATSTVPRGCVSSGSVGTSHEVHILSIEWSKASAFPLKVSVTPRAGGCTRSAVLVLLCARCSATVTSPCPDLLIRTDARLSPGTTAALDPELPMATSEGQLLAWAQDIYGGITSYSELRDPRWVQVRLGEDASSPPECIPQERFDAMLHLETEVFFHGVKGCSRGDTQSTRAAHIVRLQPEPSFPITEVNLSLSCPERAMSNQILILQSQANLTWSLSVNNCHIQFLVSGSYKIAPISSLLLPGELLPDTEQGLVAKAFEKNYSIIASYSAIPASTRISLEIQEHEAVRRVPATPTPPAPTANSLPHVLLLMLQPWKCTDETMEIVIARSHLEPIKDVVNITLRDISCQAEKNATHFMLKTPLNHCGTSLEGKGHANNELILNLAKGAALQSVRVAFQCKIPRELFLRLFPTAAFEVPQTELEVNKEAFVQASMRWEDHPADLQLKECWLAAPGREPVLLMQGGEARGAGVAVLEGPPSSHGRKVWRFRFTYAIPEGGRVPFSATLKCKAGLQNTTIFEKVLEVTVKDSWRPPNNRGLGLAAVLGITFGAFLIGALLTAGLWYIYSHTPRRRPRRAAAPTTALAAPRAPLAPPAAWPDLPLGPPKPAQPPADGLGDPPRLH
- the FPGS gene encoding folylpolyglutamate synthase, mitochondrial isoform X2 → MVEEMLPAWVAAGTAEGTEPDGDAIRTLNTLQTNASYLEQVKRERGDPRAQLEAMRGFLERSGLKVEDLDRLNIIHVTGTKGKGSACAFTECILRSYGLKTGFYSSPHLVQVRERIRINGQPISKELFSKYFWLVYNRLEETKDPVHASMPAYFRFLTIMAFHVFLQEKVDLAVVEVGIGGAYDCTNIIRAPVVCGVSSLGIDHTSILGDTMEKIAWQKGGIFKPGVPAFTVVQPERPLEVLRDRAQERECLLYLCPELDAFEEGRRVLELGLAGTHQRSNAALALQLARTWLQRRGCRGLGELKEVPSGTELAGRPVPLAPAFRPTDAMIQGLRDTEWLGRTQVLPRGPVTWYLDGAHTTSSVQACVRWFRQAALNQDKPHDGSEVRVLLFNATGDRDMAALLKLLLPCHFDYAVFCPNFTEVSMASNMDQQNFNVTLENALTRCLENQRTWTRLLEEKGGQDPWLPTPLRAGGLLQPAPARGTLLLVPPAPRPLNSPALVFPCLAQALRWVAQGRDPRLAAPGATGAHPHPAASSGAVLLREAAAVRVLVTGSLHLVGGVLRLLDPALSQ
- the FPGS gene encoding folylpolyglutamate synthase, mitochondrial isoform X1; its protein translation is MVARGLRALRGALRAAAAGRPFSTRPARAPAMDYQDAIRTLNTLQTNASYLEQVKRERGDPRAQLEAMRGFLERSGLKVEDLDRLNIIHVTGTKGKGSACAFTECILRSYGLKTGFYSSPHLVQVRERIRINGQPISKELFSKYFWLVYNRLEETKDPVHASMPAYFRFLTIMAFHVFLQEKVDLAVVEVGIGGAYDCTNIIRAPVVCGVSSLGIDHTSILGDTMEKIAWQKGGIFKPGVPAFTVVQPERPLEVLRDRAQERECLLYLCPELDAFEEGRRVLELGLAGTHQRSNAALALQLARTWLQRRGCRGLGELKEVPSGTELAGRPVPLAPAFRPTDAMIQGLRDTEWLGRTQVLPRGPVTWYLDGAHTTSSVQACVRWFRQAALNQDKPHDGSEVRVLLFNATGDRDMAALLKLLLPCHFDYAVFCPNFTEVSMASNMDQQNFNVTLENALTRCLENQRTWTRLLEEKGGQDPWLPTPLRAGGLLQPAPARGTLLLVPPAPRPLNSPALVFPCLAQALRWVAQGRDPRLAAPGATGAHPHPAASSGAVLLREAAAVRVLVTGSLHLVGGVLRLLDPALSQ